A window of the Dioscorea cayenensis subsp. rotundata cultivar TDr96_F1 chromosome 14, TDr96_F1_v2_PseudoChromosome.rev07_lg8_w22 25.fasta, whole genome shotgun sequence genome harbors these coding sequences:
- the LOC120275865 gene encoding uncharacterized protein LOC120275865 yields the protein MADWGPVFVAVVLFVVLSPGLLVQIPGKNRMAEFGTLHTSGASILVHSLIYFALISIFLLAVRVHMYIGSLIDLSDLVFLSGICSNTWLVIIISY from the coding sequence ATGGCGGATTGGGGACCAGTCTTCGTGGCGGTGGTGCTCTTCGTGGTGCTTTCGCCGGGACTTCTCGTCCAGATCCCGGGTAAGAACCGGATGGCGGAGTTCGGCACACTTCACACCAGCGGCGCTTCCATCTTAGTCCACTCCCTCATCTACTTCGCTCTTATCTCCATCTTCCTCCTCGCCGTCCGCGTCCACATGTACATCGGCTCCCTGATCGACCTCTCCGATCTCGTCTTTCTCTCAGGCATTTGTTCAAACACTTGGCTTGTGATTATAATATCTTATTAG
- the LOC120275120 gene encoding LOW QUALITY PROTEIN: WD40 repeat-containing protein HOS15-like (The sequence of the model RefSeq protein was modified relative to this genomic sequence to represent the inferred CDS: deleted 1 base in 1 codon), with amino-acid sequence MEANMGSSDVDVDGDYVHLEPIDIITKDVHSLKQIVNDKKEKAKELGKHFGKDTEHVQVDRQGNEGPSPMDFTPSLVSPSCEVSDSDVYVLEGHSFEVNACAWSPTGSLLASGSSDSTARIWEISNGPCISSMHSSPPNVHVLNHFNFSINNESNAVTALAWNEEGELLATGSYEGQASIWRKNGKLEEILKKHTGSIFSLQWNKRGDLLLTGSFDNTAILWDTGTWECKQQFAFHSAPLIFVEFRNNTAFATCSEDKMIYVCSFGESQPVYAFSEHQGEINAIQWDPTGTLLASCSDDSFVKIWSLELGMCLHDLQGHNEAVYTIKWSPTGPGTINPDKQLVLASASGDSTIKLWDAHKGHLLRTLNGHREAVYSIAFSPNGNYLASGSRDRHLHIWSVKDGSILKTYSRGGAIIYHVSWNRENDIVVAGFGNGIVTLIDFRSAVKRLPCTDGGSR; translated from the exons ATGGAAGCAAATATGGGCAGT AGTGATGTGGACGTTGATGGTGACTACGTTCATCTTGAGCCTATTGATATTATCACAAAAGATGTTCATAGCCTCAAACAAATTGTTAATGATAAGAAGGAAAAAGCTAAGGAGCTAGGCAAACATTTTGGAAAAGATACTGAACACGTTCAAGTAGATAGACAAGGAAATGAAG GGCCATCACCAATGGACTTCACTCCTAGCTTGGTATCACCCAGTTGTGAGGTTTCTGACTCTGATGTGTATGTTTTGGAAGGACATAGTTTTGAG GTTAATGCATGTGCTTGGAGCCCAACTGGTTCTCTTCTGGCATCTGG CTCTTCAGATTCAACCGCACGAATTTGGGAAATTTCAAATGGACCCTGCATTTCCAGTATGCATAGTTCACCTCCAAATGTGCATGTTctaaatcattttaattttagtatAAATAATGAAAGCAATGCAGTCACAGCACTTGCTTGGAAT GAAGAAGGGGAACTGCTTGCAACAGGTTCATATGAAGGGCAAGCGAGTATTTGGAGGAAGAATG GAAAATTAGAGGAGATACTCAAAAAACATACAGGATCTATTTTCTCTTTACAATGGAACAAGAGAGGTGATCTTCTCCTCACTGGAAGCTTTGACAACACTGCGATTCTCTGGGACACTGGCACATGGGAGTGTAAGCAACAG TTTGCATTTCATTCAG CACCATTGATATTTGTTGAATTTAGAAACAATACAGCATTTGCAACATGCTCAGAAGACAAGATGATTTACGTTTGCAGCTTTGGAGAGTCTCAACCAGTTTATGCTTTTTCTGAACATCAG GGTGAGATCAATGCTATCCAATGGGACCCGACTGGTACTTTATTAGCTTCCTGCTCTGATGACAGTTTTGTAAAG ATTTGGAGTCTGGAACTGGGCATGTGTCTACATGATCTCCAAGGACACAATGAG GCAGTGTACACTATTAAATGGAGTCCCACTGGCCCGGGTACTATCAATCCCGATAAACAATTAGTGCTTGCAAG TGCTTCTGGTGACTCAACCATCAAATTATGGGATGCCCATAAAGGCCATCTTCTTCGCACTCTCAACGGTCACCG TGAAGCTGTATACTCTATCGCATTTAGCCCAAATGGCAACTATTTGGCTAGTGGATCCCGAGATCGACATTTGCATATATGGTCAGTCAAAGACGGTAGTATCTTGAAAACATACAGCCGCGGTGGTGCCATCATCTACCATGTGAGCTGGAATAGGGAAAATGATATAGTTGTAGCCGGTTTCGGCAATGGCATTGTGACTCTCATTGATTTCAGATCTGCAGTGAAGCGTCTACCATGTACTGACGGAGGAAGTCGGTAG
- the LOC120275828 gene encoding coiled-coil domain-containing protein SCD2-like: MDRRRTGSPVYFRQGSGGSSSTGSSSPSMSPSHHRSSSLSGLSGVRRNQNVAARAAAARLAQVMASQSAAGDDEDDDDGDGDVPISVSSFRLPMSRPSPAAGSNGFGGAGVGVGPGSSLLGRTTRSPSPALGRNFMEHTSSVRSSSTGRPSVSVHSTQMVPPSRTSLRTQPPIQHLEPPADRRKERRFPADMGLLRSRESGDQREASELKDELDMLQEENENIHEKLRIAEQRCEEAEARARELEKQVANLGEGVSLEARLLNRKEAALRQREAALKAAELTRGGRDEEIFAIQQEVESAKAEAETVREQLREAQSEAISLRSMTQRMILTQEEMEEVVLKRCWLARYWGLAVQHAIYPEIAVAKHEYWSSLAPLPVEVVLSAGQKAKEDSWKKEDDSARINKLARDLSDMTGEGNIESMLLVEKGLRELASLKIEDAVILALGQHRRPNYVRVSTSDLKSPGDPKYMEAFELNQAESEDVFFKQAWLTYFWRRAKAHSVEEDIAEDRLQFWISRSGQSLASHDAVDVERGLMELRKLGIEQLLWETSRREIDQNLSTEDASEN; encoded by the exons ATGGATCGGCGGCGAACTGGGAGCCCTGTCTACTTCCGCCAAGGAAGTGGTGGATCGAGTAGCACTGGATCGTCCTCGCCGTCGATGTCACCGTCGCATCACCGCTCTTCGTCGTTGTCCGGGCTCTCCGGTGTGCGCCGTAACCAGAACGTCGCTGCAAGGGCAGCCGCTGCGAGGTTAGCGCAGGTGATGGCGTCGCAGAGCGCCGCTGGTgacgatgaagatgatgatgatggcgaTGGAGACGTCCCCATCAGCGTTTCATCGTTTCGGTTGCCTATGTCAAGGCCTTCGCCTGCCGCCGGCAGCAACGGCTTCGGTGGCGCCGGTGTCGGGGTTGGTCCCGGTTCGTCCTTGCTCGGGAGGACGACCAGATCTCCTTCCCCTGCG TTAGGTAGAAACTTCATGGAACACACTTCATCTGTCCGCTCTTCATCAACTGGAAGACCGTCAGTGTCGGTGCATTCAACACAAATGGTACCTCCCAGCAGGACGTCGCTTAGAACCCAACCACCTATTCAACATCTAGAACCTCCTGCTGATAGGCGCAAAGAAAGAAG GTTTCCTGCAGATATGGGGCTTTTACGATCTAGAGAATCTGGTGATCAACGTGAAGCGTCTGAGCTAAAAGATGAG CTTGACATGCTTCAAGAAGAGAATGAAAACATTCATGAAAAG CTTCGTATTGCTGAACAGAGATGTGAGGAAGCCGAAGCCAGGGCTAGGGAGCTTGAGAAACAG GTCGCTAATCTTGGTGAAGGGGTTTCATTGGAGGCTCGACTATTGAATAG GAAGGAGGCAGCACTTCGCCAAAGAGAG GCTGCACTTAAGGCTGCTGAATTAACCAGGGGTGGGAGAGATGAGGAAATATTTGCTATTCAACAAGAAGTGGAG TCTGCAAAAGCAGAGGCTGAAACTGTGAGAGAGCAACTTAGAGAAGCTCAATCTGAAGCAATTTCTCTTCGCTCCATGACTCAGAGAATGATTTTAACTCAAGAAGAGATG gaggagGTTGTTCTCAAGAGATGCTGGCTTGCTCGTTACTGGGGTTTGGCTGTTCAGCATG CTATTTACCCAGAAATTGCTGTGGCAAAACATGAGTATTGGTCATCATTAGCTCCTCTTCCTGTTGAAGTTGTTCTTTCTGCTGGACAAAAAGCTAAGGAGGACTCATGGAAAAAAG AAGATGATTCTGCGAGGATAAATAAGCTTGCGCGTGATTTGAGTGACATGACTGGAGAGGGAAATATAGAGAGCATGCTTTTGGTTGAGAAGGGTTTAAGAGAACTAGCATCTTTGAAG ATTGAGGATGCTGTTATTCTTGCATTAGGTCAGCATCGGCGGCCAAATTATGTTCGAGTATCCACCTCAG ATCTCAAATCACCTGGTGATCCAAAGTACATGGAGGCATTCG AACTCAACCAAGCAGAATCAGAGGATGTATTCTTCAAGCAG GCCTGGCTTACATATTTCTGGAGAAGAGCGAAAGCCCATAGTGTCGAGGAGGACATTGCTGAAGATCGGCTGCAGTTCTGGATTAGCCGCAGTGGCCAATCACTGGCATCACATGATGCTGTTGACG TTGAGCGAGGTCTGATGGAGCTAAGGAAGCTGGGGATCGAACAACTACTGTGGGAGACTTCCCGAAGGGAAATCGATCAAAATCTATCAACAGAAGATGCATCTGAAAATTAG